A window of the Tachysurus fulvidraco isolate hzauxx_2018 chromosome 6, HZAU_PFXX_2.0, whole genome shotgun sequence genome harbors these coding sequences:
- the gabpa gene encoding GA-binding protein alpha chain: MSKSEAEEMIEIEIDGQEKQECLEEGIEEHTITASDLITQDIDINEPVGNLKKLLEPRLQIALDGYDICLQDIHLHPDHSLFDQGVKTDGTVQLSVQIITKPGEEKLNILEIVKPVETVEVVIDPDAATGEEAHLVEDGQVIAVERAAIADETSEQVTRWAAALEGYRKEQVRLSIPYDPVQWTADQVIHWAVWVMKEFNIEEIEVGGIHIPGRQLCAFSQEEFLQRVPNGEILWSHLELLRKYVLASQEQGQEATVTIDQPVQIIPAPVQQATPTTIKVQKHNKVARAPRISGEERSSPGNRTGNNGQIQLWQFLLELLTDKDARDCISWVGEEGEFKLNQPELVAQKWGQRKNKPTMNYEKLSRALRYYYDGDMISKVQGKRFVYKFVCDLRTLIGYSAAELNSLVTECEQKKLARVQLHSIGQPVNTVSLATGHPVTTVTLATAATLEKDS; this comes from the exons ATGTCAAAAAGTGAGGCTGAGGAGATGATTGAGATTGAGATTGATggacaagaaaaacaagaatgcTTAGAAGAAGG GATTGAGGAGCACACCATCACAGCAAGTGATCTCATCACTCAGGACATTGACATCAATGAGCCTGTTGGTAACTTGAAGAAGTTGCTGGAGCCCCGGCTACAGATTGCTTTGGATGGATATGACATTTGTCTGCAGGACATCCAT CTGCACCCTGACCACAGCCTTTTTGACCAGGGTGTGAAAACCGATGGCACAGTACAGCTCAGTGTGCAGATCATCACCAAACCAG GTGAGGAGAAGCTGAATATACTGGAGATAGTGAAGCCAGTAGAGACAGTGGAGGTGGTGATAGATCCTGACGCAGCTACAGGTGAGGAGGCTCATTTGGTGGAGGATGGTCAAGTGATAGCAGTGGAGCGAGCTGCTATTGCAGATGAGACCTCTGAACAGGTGACTCGATGGGCAGCTGCACTCGAGGGCTACCGGAAGGAGCAGGTCCGACTCAGTATTCCTTATG ACCCCGTACAATGGACAGCAGATCAGGTGATCCACTGGGCAGTATGGGTGATGAAGGAGTTCAACATTGAAGAGATTGAGGTGGGAGGCATCCACATTCCAGGTCGGCAACTGTGCGCCTTCAGCCAAGAGGAGTTTCTTCAGAGAGTGCCAAATGGAGAGATCTTGTGGAGCCACCTGGAGCTCCTGCGCAAAT ATGTTCTCGCAAGTCAGGAGCAGGGACAGGAAGCTACCGTCACTATTGATCAGC CTGTACAGATCATCCCTGCACCTGTacaacaggccacacccacaaccATTAAGGTGCAGAAGCATAACAAAGTGGCCCGAGCTCCACGCATCTCTGGAGAGGAACGCAGTTCCCCTGGAAACCGTACAG GTAATAATGGACAAATTCAGTTATGGCAGTTCTTGCTGGAGCTGCTGACTGATAAGGATGCCAGGGATTGCATTTCTTGGGTTGGGGAGGAGGGCGAGTTTAAACTCAACCAGCCGGAGCTGGTGGCTCAGAAATGGGGACAGAGGAAGAACAAACCCACCATGAACTATGAGAAGCTCAGCAGAGCCCTCAG ATACTACTATGACGGAGACATGATCAGCAAAGTGCAGGGCAAGCGCTTCGTCTACAAATTTGTTTGTGACCTGAGAACTCTGATTGGCTACAGTGCTGCTGAGCTCAACAGCCTGGTGACGGAGTGCGAGCAGAAGAAACTGGCACGGGTACAACTGCACAGCATCGGGCAACCCGTCAACACTGTCTCCCTGGCAACGGGACATCCAGTCACCACTGTTACGCTGGCCACCGCTGCCACATTGGAGAAGGACAGCTGA